One segment of Corynebacterium caspium DSM 44850 DNA contains the following:
- a CDS encoding iron transporter yields the protein MKLTQKALIGLSAVALTAGTLTACTQNEPEKTASGATTSASQSAMAEAPAEEAPVGAPAANARPDECGLQEQAGPEATFGPFDGGVHFFQPGQMYTNPDSTMKMLDYAESQMHLEFDLKANAFATNWGYSVDETPAALTLLYQLANSEGKIISEGHMMEMNAIDGSHYGTNLAKDTITEPGDYTLTVTIYPPTNYDLHQDYITGPPARGWFKPLTVAMPWKITQENLDIVAANTVENPMEPSAECAAYPVKFYEDPTAQKAMDKAAATTAIPMHMHNH from the coding sequence ATGAAACTCACCCAAAAAGCCCTCATTGGCTTAAGCGCCGTAGCACTAACCGCCGGCACACTAACTGCTTGCACCCAAAACGAACCCGAAAAAACCGCAAGTGGAGCCACCACTTCTGCCAGCCAAAGCGCGATGGCTGAAGCCCCAGCAGAAGAAGCTCCCGTAGGAGCTCCAGCTGCAAATGCACGCCCTGATGAGTGCGGCCTCCAAGAACAAGCCGGCCCCGAAGCCACCTTTGGCCCCTTTGATGGCGGCGTACACTTCTTCCAGCCCGGTCAGATGTACACCAACCCGGACTCCACCATGAAAATGTTGGACTATGCAGAATCCCAAATGCACCTGGAATTTGACCTCAAAGCCAACGCTTTCGCCACCAACTGGGGCTATTCCGTAGATGAAACCCCCGCCGCATTGACCTTGCTATACCAGCTCGCTAATTCTGAGGGCAAAATAATCTCTGAAGGTCATATGATGGAAATGAATGCCATCGACGGCTCCCACTACGGAACCAACCTGGCCAAAGACACCATCACCGAGCCAGGGGACTACACCTTAACGGTAACCATCTATCCGCCCACCAACTATGACCTACACCAGGACTACATCACTGGCCCGCCAGCACGTGGTTGGTTTAAGCCTTTGACTGTTGCCATGCCATGGAAAATCACTCAGGAAAACCTGGATATCGTCGCGGCTAATACCGTAGAAAACCCAATGGAACCCTCTGCTGAGTGTGCAGCCTATCCGGTTAAATTCTACGAAGATCCCACCGCCCAAAAAGCTATGGATAAAGCAGCAGCCACTACTGCAATACCAATGCACATGCATAACCACTAA
- a CDS encoding class I SAM-dependent methyltransferase, which yields MSKAEIWEERYAASPQLWSDTPNAFLPELASSWAPAKALDIGCGEGADALWLAENGWQITGIDYSPTAIKRFLAKSAARGLTKFTRGYAGDAKQLLGLTTTKPAPLHGEKFDLITIFYVHTPDLPQLITQVSAHLNPGGRIFIATHAFALAKHPPEFIPWPAASLLAEINPTRNYVVELNQRRENKPGQIDDLLILIF from the coding sequence ATGTCTAAAGCTGAAATATGGGAAGAACGTTATGCAGCTAGCCCGCAATTATGGAGCGATACCCCAAATGCTTTTCTACCAGAACTTGCTTCTAGCTGGGCGCCTGCAAAAGCCCTAGATATCGGATGTGGGGAAGGTGCTGATGCCCTCTGGTTGGCTGAAAATGGGTGGCAAATAACCGGAATTGATTATTCGCCTACAGCTATTAAAAGATTTTTGGCTAAATCTGCCGCGCGCGGACTAACTAAATTCACGCGCGGATATGCTGGAGACGCCAAGCAACTCCTGGGATTAACAACAACTAAACCAGCACCACTGCACGGTGAAAAATTCGATCTAATAACTATCTTCTATGTGCACACCCCCGATTTACCACAACTAATTACCCAGGTATCAGCGCATTTAAATCCTGGTGGACGTATTTTTATTGCGACCCATGCTTTTGCCTTAGCGAAGCACCCGCCAGAATTCATTCCCTGGCCAGCTGCCTCCCTCTTAGCAGAAATTAATCCAACAAGAAACTATGTGGTGGAATTAAATCAACGCCGAGAAAATAAGCCTGGCCAGATAGATGATCTCTTAATTCTCATATTTTAG
- the rsmI gene encoding 16S rRNA (cytidine(1402)-2'-O)-methyltransferase, giving the protein MSEQPRLPHGVIIAATPLGNPEDASPRLRAGLAYADIIAAEDTRRAKSLAAALGVKIQGTLISHFDHNEKARLEQLLAAARHSTVLVISDAGMPVVSDPGLVLVDAALDAGIPVTCFPGPSAVPTALALSGLGVGKFIFEGFAPRKGRKNWLAGFAREERAVCFFESPHRLADTLQAALEVLGPQRRVAVCRELSKTYEEVRRGTLAELAPWAVEVRGEITVVLDGVHETQDVANLISAVEERVAAGERLKNVCREIAAATGTSAKELYNAVLAARSQ; this is encoded by the coding sequence ATGTCTGAACAGCCCCGACTGCCCCACGGTGTAATTATTGCCGCCACCCCTCTAGGTAATCCTGAAGATGCCTCCCCGCGGCTGCGCGCCGGGCTAGCCTATGCCGATATTATCGCTGCTGAAGATACCCGCCGGGCGAAATCCCTAGCCGCTGCTTTGGGCGTTAAAATCCAAGGCACCTTAATTTCGCATTTTGACCATAATGAAAAAGCCCGCCTCGAACAGCTCCTAGCTGCAGCTCGCCACAGCACTGTGCTAGTAATCAGTGATGCCGGCATGCCCGTAGTTTCAGATCCGGGCCTAGTTTTAGTCGATGCCGCCTTAGATGCTGGCATTCCCGTAACCTGTTTTCCTGGCCCTTCAGCAGTGCCTACAGCTTTAGCGCTTTCAGGGCTGGGGGTGGGGAAATTTATTTTTGAAGGTTTTGCTCCCCGTAAAGGACGAAAAAACTGGTTGGCTGGATTCGCTAGGGAAGAGCGTGCGGTGTGTTTTTTCGAATCACCGCATCGTTTAGCAGATACTTTGCAAGCGGCCTTAGAAGTTTTAGGACCGCAGCGTCGGGTAGCGGTGTGTCGGGAGCTGAGCAAAACTTATGAAGAGGTACGCCGAGGCACCTTAGCGGAGTTAGCGCCCTGGGCTGTTGAGGTGCGTGGGGAAATTACGGTGGTTTTGGATGGGGTGCATGAAACCCAAGATGTAGCCAACCTAATTAGTGCAGTGGAAGAGCGCGTAGCTGCCGGCGAAAGACTAAAAAATGTGTGTAGAGAAATAGCTGCAGCCACTGGGACCTCTGCCAAGGAGCTATATAATGCGGTTTTAGCTGCCAGATCTCAATAG
- a CDS encoding family 1 glycosylhydrolase, translated as MSAFPPNFLWGGAISANQAEGAYDVDGRGLTKADVITGGARTVERKITYIDSSGQPGELRNKRADIPPGATHAVLPGYYYPSHEAIDFYHRYQEDIALFGKLGFKTFRLSISWSRIFPNGDETVPNAAGLEFYRKVFQECHKYGIEPLVTLSHFDTPLYLEEKYGGWNNRQMIDFYIHFAKTCFQEYRGLVKYWISFNEINHPLMIAELFREENEKAQFQAIYQQLHYQFVASARAVQLAHQIDPENTVGCMVAGVTFYPGTPDPEDILHNRYMWENIIYYCGDVQCRGKYPSYAKRLWDKYEVQLDISAKDLEDLAAGTVDMYTFSYYMSSIVTTHPNDDVVSGNYSSGVRNPYLEYSQWGWALDPKGLRYLIEKLYDRYSLPLMVVENGLGAVDEPAPDGTINDPYRIAYLQAHIQEMAAAIAHGAEVIGYTAWGCIDIISSSTGEMTKRYGLIYVDKDDVGNGTLERRPKQSFYWYQKVIASNGADLDQ; from the coding sequence ATGAGCGCTTTTCCACCAAATTTTCTTTGGGGTGGCGCGATTTCAGCCAACCAAGCTGAAGGCGCCTACGATGTTGACGGTCGCGGGCTTACTAAAGCTGATGTAATTACCGGCGGGGCCCGCACGGTAGAGCGCAAAATTACCTATATTGATAGCTCTGGTCAGCCCGGAGAATTACGCAATAAGCGCGCAGATATTCCACCTGGGGCAACGCATGCTGTATTGCCTGGATATTATTATCCCAGCCATGAGGCCATAGATTTTTATCACCGCTATCAGGAAGATATTGCCCTATTTGGGAAATTGGGGTTTAAAACATTCCGGCTTTCAATTTCTTGGAGTCGTATTTTTCCCAATGGTGATGAAACTGTCCCCAATGCAGCAGGGCTGGAATTTTATCGCAAAGTATTTCAAGAGTGCCATAAATATGGCATCGAACCGCTAGTAACGCTTTCCCATTTTGATACCCCCTTATATTTAGAGGAAAAATATGGCGGTTGGAATAATCGCCAAATGATAGATTTCTATATTCATTTTGCCAAAACCTGTTTTCAGGAATATCGCGGCTTAGTGAAATATTGGATTTCTTTTAATGAGATCAACCATCCGCTAATGATTGCCGAGCTTTTCCGAGAAGAAAACGAAAAAGCCCAGTTCCAGGCGATATATCAACAATTGCATTATCAGTTCGTGGCCAGTGCGCGCGCGGTGCAGTTAGCACACCAAATAGATCCCGAAAATACTGTGGGCTGCATGGTGGCGGGGGTAACTTTCTATCCAGGTACTCCGGATCCAGAAGATATTTTGCATAACCGCTATATGTGGGAAAATATCATTTATTATTGCGGCGATGTCCAATGCCGCGGCAAATACCCTTCATATGCAAAGCGCTTATGGGATAAATATGAAGTACAGCTAGATATCAGTGCTAAAGATTTAGAAGATTTAGCCGCTGGTACCGTAGATATGTACACATTTTCCTACTACATGTCGAGTATCGTCACCACACATCCCAATGACGATGTGGTTTCTGGAAATTATTCCTCCGGCGTGCGAAATCCCTATCTGGAATACTCCCAATGGGGTTGGGCCTTGGACCCTAAGGGCTTACGCTACCTCATCGAAAAGCTCTATGACCGCTATAGTTTGCCGCTAATGGTAGTGGAAAATGGGTTGGGCGCCGTAGATGAACCAGCTCCCGATGGCACCATCAATGACCCCTACCGGATTGCCTATTTACAAGCCCACATCCAAGAAATGGCCGCAGCAATTGCCCATGGTGCGGAGGTTATTGGCTATACCGCTTGGGGTTGCATCGATATTATTTCTTCTAGCACTGGGGAAATGACTAAGCGTTATGGGCTAATTTATGTAGATAAAGACGATGTGGGTAATGGAACCCTGGAACGACGCCCCAAGCAGTCTTTCTATTGGTATCAAAAAGTTATTGCTTCAAATGGTGCTGATCTAGACCAATAA
- a CDS encoding MFS transporter: MNKRLLIISGVILAAVNLRAAIVVVGSVLDEIVATYQAPGGAVGILTALPGFCFAIFGLLAVPISRRLGLSNTLLAAGIILLLGQIFRPFMPTIWAFILLTGVAVAGIAITNVLLPAWIKAFGGKSTVLLMTLYTSFLGIGSAIGPLSPLIFDNPANWRWAVLIWAIPVIAQVAVWIFLRGDTPIETATYKTGKTLWHSPTAVWLMLFFGLQSMTAYVQMGWLPKILIDAGASASQGAIALSLLGVFGFIGGLVVPGLIAKYRHVGYLAAFFSSLTFCGYLGLIFAPLTAPYLWATLLGIGGFCFVTAIALIPARTRDPQITARLSGFVQPLGYLLAACGPLTVGVAYGAVERWEPILFILAGLALVMGAVGFLAGRYRIVDAELSEGSL; this comes from the coding sequence ATGAATAAGCGCCTACTAATCATCTCGGGGGTAATTCTTGCCGCCGTAAACTTGCGGGCAGCCATAGTGGTTGTCGGTTCTGTACTTGATGAAATTGTGGCAACCTACCAAGCTCCTGGTGGTGCAGTCGGAATTTTAACTGCGCTGCCAGGTTTTTGTTTTGCAATATTTGGGCTACTTGCAGTACCTATTTCACGCCGGCTAGGCCTTAGTAATACCTTATTAGCTGCCGGCATAATTTTATTATTAGGGCAAATATTTCGCCCATTTATGCCCACTATTTGGGCCTTTATTTTACTTACTGGAGTAGCCGTAGCTGGTATTGCAATTACTAATGTATTACTCCCAGCATGGATCAAAGCTTTTGGCGGGAAATCCACTGTCTTATTAATGACACTTTATACCTCATTTTTAGGCATCGGCAGCGCTATCGGCCCACTTTCGCCACTAATTTTTGATAATCCAGCTAATTGGCGCTGGGCCGTACTAATTTGGGCCATACCAGTAATTGCGCAGGTAGCCGTATGGATTTTCTTGAGGGGAGACACCCCCATAGAAACAGCAACCTACAAAACTGGCAAAACCCTATGGCATTCACCCACCGCAGTTTGGCTGATGTTGTTCTTTGGTTTGCAGTCAATGACTGCCTACGTCCAGATGGGGTGGCTGCCTAAAATCCTTATCGATGCCGGCGCCTCTGCCAGCCAAGGTGCCATAGCCCTTTCCCTATTGGGAGTATTTGGTTTCATCGGCGGGCTGGTAGTTCCGGGGTTGATAGCAAAGTATCGACATGTGGGGTATCTCGCCGCATTTTTCTCCAGCTTGACCTTTTGTGGCTACCTCGGCCTAATCTTTGCCCCCTTGACAGCACCTTATCTATGGGCCACTTTATTAGGTATTGGCGGTTTTTGTTTTGTCACCGCTATTGCCCTTATCCCGGCGCGCACTAGGGATCCGCAAATTACGGCCCGGCTTTCTGGATTCGTGCAACCTTTAGGCTACTTATTGGCCGCCTGTGGCCCGCTCACCGTAGGGGTGGCATATGGGGCAGTAGAAAGATGGGAGCCTATTTTATTTATTTTGGCCGGCTTGGCTTTAGTTATGGGGGCGGTGGGTTTCTTGGCCGGGCGGTATCGCATAGTTGATGCAGAGCTTTCAGAAGGTAGCCTATAG
- a CDS encoding FTR1 family iron permease yields the protein MPDCLTACGSEKALRFGQISRLMPLVLLAGMLLALLLTSAPLMNTAHASTPSTVGQNSQLPDCEKGGLNPDGSRRNYQDYALCMAAEIDHAIAAFQKQDYNGTINHIETAYFGWYENALEPPSMTLSGNRKVKMEGRFTRVKLAIKTNPEDISITDQLITIKTAVARDAMVLDGILPPDAPEERGAELLTAETSAKTDNATRNTVDFITSLTLLLREGLEALLVVVAIVLYLVKSGNRHLVRAVYIGVGAAVVLSFVLAWAMQKLVGGVGQASELLEGITMFVAVAMLFYVSNWMLSKSSGQNWQAYIQGMVRTSVSAGAARALVFAAFLAVIREGAELVLFYTAAFSGGGHNSLWIALGFGAGIAILALVFLIFRFGGARLPVRPIFLGTSILLFLMCISFIGKGVQTLREANVIIGSTNLPWMKYYLPDLGIYPQAETLLPQIILLIAAIWIILHHTIGNSKREEKIDAQS from the coding sequence ATGCCTGATTGCTTGACCGCTTGCGGATCGGAGAAAGCTTTGCGTTTCGGACAAATTTCTCGCCTAATGCCCCTGGTATTGCTGGCAGGAATGTTATTAGCACTGCTCTTAACGAGTGCTCCGTTGATGAACACGGCCCATGCGTCGACCCCAAGCACAGTTGGCCAAAATAGCCAGCTGCCAGACTGTGAAAAAGGGGGCTTAAATCCGGATGGCAGTCGTCGTAATTACCAAGATTATGCGCTGTGTATGGCCGCAGAAATCGACCATGCCATCGCTGCCTTTCAAAAGCAGGATTATAACGGCACTATTAATCATATTGAGACGGCCTATTTTGGGTGGTATGAAAATGCTTTAGAGCCACCATCTATGACACTTTCGGGAAACCGAAAAGTGAAAATGGAAGGCCGCTTTACTCGGGTGAAATTAGCTATTAAAACCAATCCCGAAGATATTTCCATCACAGATCAATTAATAACTATTAAAACCGCGGTAGCCCGAGATGCCATGGTTTTAGATGGGATTTTACCTCCGGATGCGCCAGAAGAACGCGGTGCAGAATTATTAACCGCCGAAACTTCTGCAAAAACCGATAATGCCACTCGTAATACAGTGGACTTTATTACCTCCCTAACCCTGCTACTACGCGAAGGACTAGAAGCACTGCTCGTAGTAGTAGCAATTGTGCTCTACCTGGTAAAAAGTGGAAATCGACACCTGGTGCGCGCAGTCTACATAGGTGTTGGGGCAGCAGTAGTGCTGTCATTTGTGCTGGCCTGGGCCATGCAAAAACTAGTAGGTGGAGTCGGCCAAGCTTCAGAACTGCTAGAAGGCATCACCATGTTTGTGGCAGTAGCCATGCTGTTTTATGTATCTAACTGGATGCTTTCGAAGAGTTCTGGACAAAACTGGCAAGCCTATATTCAAGGAATGGTGCGCACATCTGTCTCCGCTGGTGCCGCCCGCGCCCTGGTATTTGCCGCCTTTTTAGCAGTAATCAGAGAAGGCGCTGAACTAGTACTTTTCTATACCGCAGCTTTCTCAGGAGGAGGCCATAATTCCCTTTGGATAGCGCTCGGATTTGGGGCAGGAATTGCAATTTTGGCCCTGGTATTCCTAATTTTCCGCTTCGGTGGAGCCCGTTTACCAGTGCGCCCCATATTCTTGGGGACTTCAATCTTGCTATTCCTTATGTGTATCTCCTTTATTGGCAAAGGCGTGCAAACTCTACGAGAAGCCAATGTAATTATTGGCTCCACCAACCTGCCCTGGATGAAGTATTACCTCCCAGACCTTGGCATTTACCCCCAAGCAGAAACTTTACTCCCACAAATAATCCTGCTCATTGCTGCCATCTGGATTATTTTGCACCACACCATTGGGAACTCTAAGCGCGAAGAAAAAATAGACGCGCAATCTTAA
- a CDS encoding zf-HC2 domain-containing protein produces MKHEEIQASISARLDGEAPLLADDIVAAHLTACPECRDFFQRATALQGALKQPSPTPDLTAQILAQAGPAWRRGPGTRLVIAALARIGLLVHAIFFIIWGVQLLIGSQPDAAVRIAVACALVYGAWRPAILAGLLPFLGSWAMFSTGLEMRNIFLGQANIAALVFLFSSAICAGLAWWFRDYRQDSSWLNANLATT; encoded by the coding sequence GTGAAGCACGAAGAAATCCAAGCTTCTATCTCAGCGCGTTTAGATGGGGAAGCCCCACTGCTTGCCGATGATATCGTCGCTGCTCATCTCACTGCTTGCCCCGAATGTCGTGATTTTTTTCAGCGCGCCACCGCCTTACAAGGTGCCTTAAAGCAGCCAAGTCCCACCCCGGATCTTACCGCCCAAATTCTGGCTCAAGCTGGTCCTGCTTGGCGACGCGGTCCCGGCACCCGACTAGTAATAGCAGCCTTGGCACGCATTGGGCTTTTAGTGCACGCCATTTTCTTTATTATCTGGGGGGTGCAGTTATTAATTGGATCCCAGCCTGATGCGGCAGTGCGCATTGCAGTTGCTTGTGCTTTAGTTTATGGCGCCTGGCGTCCAGCTATTTTAGCTGGACTATTGCCATTTTTAGGATCTTGGGCCATGTTTTCTACTGGCTTGGAAATGCGCAATATATTTTTAGGCCAAGCCAATATCGCAGCCTTAGTCTTTTTATTTAGTAGCGCTATTTGTGCCGGTTTAGCGTGGTGGTTTCGGGATTATCGCCAAGATTCCAGCTGGCTTAACGCCAACTTGGCAACCACATAA
- a CDS encoding phospholipid carrier-dependent glycosyltransferase gives MGQSGLFRHVPYNSAVTKNWTRRDIFAFLFIGVLAAITRFARLSYSVDQGTPIFDEKHYVPQSWDMVQSYLPFLGGIESNPGYGLVVHPPLAKQLTAISEAVFGYTPLGWRVMVASFGVATVLMIMLLSRELSSSWKVALLAGLLATADGVLLVSSRFGMLDIYLVFFVVSAAWMVVKDRNTAPGCIRWWAIGAGVMLGLALSVKWSGAYYIIFFGILTLLWRRGFFTVFISYALIPSALYLWSWRAWFASETGVYRHALSDGTVKESSLLHMLPEAPASWLYYHFSVLKFHASLTTSSGHSHPWDSKPWSWLIASRPILYQQSGEYECSLGTCRTSLYLFGTPAIWWVTIPVLLWAIWCVAIRRDWRFIVPLVGFAAGFIPWLLAYDRQMYFFYATALVPFSIVMISLILGQIGRRKIVVAYMATVAAMFFTFAPIHYGLLIPEEYFNSIMWLPSWR, from the coding sequence GTGGGGCAGTCGGGGCTGTTCAGACATGTCCCCTACAATAGCGCCGTGACAAAAAACTGGACCCGCCGGGATATTTTTGCTTTCTTATTTATTGGAGTTTTAGCTGCCATTACGCGTTTTGCGCGCTTGAGCTACTCCGTGGATCAGGGCACCCCGATTTTCGATGAGAAACATTATGTGCCGCAATCCTGGGATATGGTGCAAAGCTATTTGCCTTTCCTAGGTGGTATTGAAAGCAATCCTGGCTATGGTCTGGTGGTGCATCCGCCTCTAGCAAAACAACTTACTGCCATTAGTGAAGCAGTATTTGGTTATACCCCGCTGGGATGGCGGGTCATGGTGGCAAGCTTTGGGGTGGCCACTGTATTAATGATTATGCTCTTGAGCCGAGAACTTTCTAGTTCTTGGAAAGTAGCGCTTCTAGCTGGTCTTTTAGCAACTGCAGATGGCGTACTTTTAGTTAGTTCGCGATTTGGGATGCTAGATATTTATCTAGTTTTCTTTGTAGTTTCCGCCGCGTGGATGGTGGTAAAAGATCGCAACACTGCTCCAGGATGCATCCGGTGGTGGGCTATTGGTGCCGGGGTGATGCTGGGTTTAGCGCTTTCTGTGAAATGGTCTGGCGCCTATTACATCATCTTTTTTGGGATATTAACCCTGCTGTGGCGGCGCGGTTTTTTCACCGTATTTATCTCTTATGCGCTAATCCCTTCCGCTCTTTATTTGTGGAGTTGGCGCGCTTGGTTTGCTTCCGAAACTGGGGTTTATCGCCATGCGCTTTCCGATGGCACCGTCAAGGAATCTTCCCTGCTGCATATGCTTCCTGAAGCTCCTGCTAGCTGGCTGTACTACCATTTTTCGGTGCTCAAATTTCATGCCAGTCTTACCACTAGCAGCGGACATTCGCATCCCTGGGATTCAAAGCCGTGGTCTTGGTTGATAGCAAGTCGCCCGATTTTATATCAACAAAGTGGCGAATATGAGTGCAGTTTGGGAACTTGTCGCACCTCGCTTTATCTTTTTGGCACCCCAGCGATTTGGTGGGTAACTATTCCGGTATTGCTGTGGGCTATTTGGTGTGTGGCGATTCGCCGCGATTGGCGTTTTATAGTTCCCCTAGTTGGTTTTGCTGCTGGTTTTATCCCCTGGCTGCTAGCTTATGACCGCCAAATGTATTTCTTCTATGCTACTGCCCTAGTGCCTTTTAGCATCGTGATGATCTCCCTAATTTTAGGACAAATTGGAAGACGTAAAATCGTGGTGGCCTATATGGCTACGGTAGCTGCAATGTTTTTCACTTTTGCACCTATTCACTACGGACTGCTAATTCCTGAGGAATATTTCAATTCAATTATGTGGTTGCCAAGTTGGCGTTAA
- a CDS encoding beta-glucoside-specific PTS transporter subunit IIABC — protein MDKNKLAKDIIENVGGKENITGLVHCATRLRFSLADAKKVNDAQLNNLDGVLGVVANAAQPQVIIGNQVASVYEEITKEIGPVATDSAAAPKQDGNLAMRIIMIVPKVFTPILPAFVASSLLKALLAILLLAKVVANDSTTYQMLSLASDVAFFFLPILIAVSAAKVFKANPYMAAIIIAVLIHPSFQKMIAAGDPIHLAGIPVPLVNYGSSLIPAILGVWILSYVERFFNRLFPDSLRFVFAPLCTFLVMFFIMFTAIGPIGFYIGTALAAIMVKLYSTAGVVAIVVIAVLKPFLILTGMHYALAAAFLPVFTTLGYDAFYMITAILPNLGQAGAAFGVGVRAKDKKLKALAFSTSFSAFMGITEPALFGINLKYRRPLVGAMIGSGLGGLYAGIMGVKFIAMANFGIIGILGVMPQYLIHIIIAAVITLVASALATIIIGFDESQAVVEVPEEEQPSSHGGTTADGNDGNDGDDGNDDTTATAPTEAVTYTLNSPLSGKIIALNEVKDAAFAGGALGAGIAIEPLQGEVRAPAAGKVVALFPTKHAIGFKTDSGIELLIHIGLDTVSLQGKHFETFVKKGDEVAAGELLVRFDREAIAAAGFDLTTPVVISNTKKFLEISPATTASEITYGEKLLQLVKLEPQAVVSAPNSASSAGAGAAQKAAQ, from the coding sequence ATGGATAAAAATAAACTCGCCAAGGACATCATTGAAAATGTAGGCGGCAAAGAAAATATTACCGGGCTAGTGCACTGTGCCACCCGACTCCGATTTAGCTTGGCAGATGCTAAAAAAGTAAACGATGCACAGCTAAATAACTTAGACGGAGTACTTGGAGTAGTTGCTAATGCCGCCCAACCGCAAGTAATTATTGGAAACCAAGTAGCTTCCGTCTACGAGGAAATTACTAAAGAAATTGGCCCTGTTGCCACTGATTCAGCTGCAGCACCTAAACAAGATGGTAATTTGGCTATGCGAATTATCATGATTGTGCCCAAGGTTTTCACCCCAATCTTGCCAGCCTTTGTGGCCAGCAGTTTGCTAAAAGCACTCCTAGCAATCCTATTGCTAGCCAAGGTAGTTGCTAATGATTCCACTACCTACCAGATGCTGTCATTAGCCTCTGATGTTGCCTTCTTCTTTCTGCCTATCTTGATTGCAGTAAGTGCGGCTAAAGTTTTCAAAGCTAATCCGTATATGGCCGCCATTATTATTGCGGTATTAATACACCCCAGTTTCCAAAAGATGATTGCCGCCGGTGACCCAATTCACCTAGCTGGCATCCCGGTGCCGTTGGTAAATTATGGCAGCTCTTTGATTCCGGCAATTTTAGGCGTGTGGATTCTTTCCTATGTAGAAAGATTCTTTAATCGGCTATTCCCAGATTCATTACGCTTTGTTTTTGCCCCCCTGTGCACATTCCTAGTGATGTTTTTCATCATGTTCACCGCCATTGGGCCAATTGGATTCTATATTGGCACCGCTTTAGCTGCCATAATGGTCAAGCTTTATAGCACCGCTGGGGTAGTAGCAATCGTAGTAATTGCGGTACTCAAACCATTCCTGATTTTAACCGGCATGCACTACGCATTAGCTGCGGCATTCTTGCCAGTATTTACCACCTTAGGTTATGACGCCTTCTATATGATCACCGCAATTTTGCCAAACCTTGGCCAAGCCGGTGCCGCATTTGGGGTAGGGGTACGTGCTAAAGATAAAAAACTCAAAGCCCTGGCTTTCTCCACCTCCTTCTCAGCATTTATGGGAATCACCGAACCAGCTCTTTTCGGAATCAACCTCAAATACCGCCGCCCGTTGGTAGGGGCAATGATTGGTTCTGGACTAGGTGGCCTCTATGCCGGAATCATGGGAGTGAAATTTATTGCAATGGCCAATTTCGGCATTATCGGAATCCTGGGCGTCATGCCGCAATACCTAATCCACATTATTATTGCCGCAGTAATTACCCTGGTGGCCTCAGCATTAGCCACCATAATTATTGGTTTCGATGAATCCCAAGCCGTGGTAGAGGTGCCAGAAGAAGAACAACCTAGCTCCCACGGTGGCACTACAGCTGATGGCAACGATGGCAACGATGGCGACGATGGCAACGACGACACCACCGCCACCGCCCCCACTGAGGCGGTAACCTACACCCTAAATTCCCCGCTAAGTGGCAAAATCATCGCCCTTAATGAGGTAAAAGATGCAGCCTTTGCCGGTGGAGCCTTAGGGGCAGGCATTGCTATCGAACCTCTACAAGGCGAAGTTCGCGCCCCAGCAGCTGGCAAGGTAGTTGCGCTTTTTCCCACGAAGCATGCAATTGGATTTAAGACCGATAGCGGCATTGAACTGCTGATCCATATCGGCTTAGATACGGTTTCCTTACAGGGCAAGCACTTTGAGACCTTCGTTAAAAAAGGCGATGAAGTAGCCGCCGGAGAGTTGTTAGTGCGCTTTGATCGTGAAGCTATAGCAGCAGCCGGTTTCGATTTAACTACCCCGGTGGTTATTTCTAATACGAAGAAATTCCTCGAAATTTCCCCGGCCACTACAGCTAGCGAGATCACCTATGGGGAGAAGCTTTTGCAGCTAGTCAAACTGGAACCCCAAGCAGTAGTCAGCGCACCTAACAGCGCGAGCAGCGCTGGCGCTGGCGCAGCACAGAAAGCAGCGCAGTAA
- a CDS encoding DoxX family protein, producing MDKPVVRDAALLLLRLVLGVVFIAHGWQIFLVTGLTETTGQFSAWGVPQPGLSVWIVGIAELLGGAMLVIGFLTTIVAGGFLLLITAALYFLAADFSYHAVLIVSLLMIVVFGSGRASVDRLLVR from the coding sequence ATGGATAAACCGGTGGTTAGAGATGCGGCGTTATTGCTTTTACGCCTAGTTCTCGGGGTAGTTTTTATTGCCCACGGGTGGCAGATCTTTTTAGTAACGGGCCTAACTGAAACTACTGGGCAATTTTCGGCTTGGGGAGTGCCACAGCCAGGGCTTTCGGTATGGATAGTAGGTATTGCCGAACTTTTAGGTGGGGCAATGCTAGTTATTGGTTTTTTGACCACCATAGTGGCAGGTGGTTTCTTATTATTGATAACTGCGGCCCTATATTTTTTGGCAGCTGATTTTAGCTATCATGCCGTATTGATAGTTTCGCTTTTGATGATTGTAGTTTTTGGCTCTGGGCGAGCCAGCGTGGATAGGTTGTTGGTGCGGTGA